One region of Bacillus pumilus genomic DNA includes:
- the rnz gene encoding ribonuclease Z translates to MELLFLGTGAGIPAKTRNVTCTALKLLEERKAVWLFDCGEATQHQILHTTIKPRKIEKIFITHMHGDHVYGLPGLLGSRSFQGGEDELTIYGPKGIKAFVSAALSATQTHLTYPLHIIEIDEGIVFEDDTFQVEARRVSHGIPAYGYRVVEKDVPGALKAEDLKEIGVKPGPLYQKLKNGETVTLEDGRIIDGTDYLEPPKKGRIVAFSGDTRLCENITRLAKDADVLVHEATFGKEDADLAYNYYHSTTEQAAKTAQEAGAKRLILTHISARYQGEEALKQLLKEARDIFPLTEAAQDFSSFSIDRTL, encoded by the coding sequence ATGGAACTGCTCTTTTTAGGAACTGGTGCAGGCATTCCTGCGAAAACTAGAAACGTCACTTGCACTGCGCTAAAGCTTTTAGAAGAAAGAAAAGCAGTGTGGCTTTTTGATTGCGGAGAAGCGACGCAGCATCAAATATTACATACAACGATTAAACCGAGAAAAATTGAGAAAATATTTATCACTCATATGCATGGTGATCATGTATACGGTCTCCCAGGACTGCTCGGCAGCAGATCCTTCCAAGGCGGAGAGGATGAACTAACGATCTATGGACCTAAGGGTATCAAAGCGTTTGTGAGCGCAGCACTTTCAGCTACACAAACGCATTTGACATATCCGCTGCATATTATAGAGATAGATGAAGGGATCGTATTTGAAGATGATACCTTTCAAGTAGAAGCAAGACGAGTATCTCACGGTATTCCAGCTTATGGCTATCGGGTAGTGGAAAAAGATGTACCAGGTGCATTAAAAGCCGAAGACCTAAAAGAAATCGGTGTAAAACCTGGACCTTTGTATCAGAAGTTGAAAAATGGGGAAACCGTGACACTCGAAGATGGAAGAATCATTGATGGAACCGATTATTTGGAACCCCCTAAAAAAGGGAGAATCGTTGCATTTTCAGGAGATACCCGTTTATGCGAGAATATAACAAGGCTTGCCAAGGATGCGGATGTGTTAGTCCATGAAGCAACATTCGGTAAAGAAGATGCTGATCTAGCCTACAACTATTATCACAGCACAACAGAACAAGCAGCGAAAACAGCGCAGGAAGCAGGCGCAAAAAGATTGATTTTGACCCATATTAGTGCACGTTACCAAGGAGAAGAGGCACTAAAACAACTATTGAAAGAGGCCCGCGATATATTCCCGCTGACAGAAGCTGCGCAGGATTTCTCTTCTTTTTCCATTGACCGCACCCTGTAA
- the zwf gene encoding glucose-6-phosphate dehydrogenase, protein MNTETNNPKAVIVIFGATGDLAKRKLYPSIHRLYHSGKLGDQFAVVGVGRRPWSHEDLRAVVKESVSSDDAEAKIEEFSSHFYYHDFDVSSPASYQSLNTLLAGLEDTYSIPNNRMFYLAMAPEFFGTIAKFLKSEGVSKTTGWSRLVIEKPFGHDLPSAKKLNEEIRDAFSEDQIYRIDHYLGKQMVQNIEVIRFANAIFEPLWTNRYISNIQITSSESLGVEDRARYYESSGALRDMVQNHMLQMVALLAMEPPIKLNTEEIRSEKRKALRALRPFSKDEVDQFFVRGQYDAGTVDGGMVPSYLEEQNVDPNSNTETFVAGKLLIDNFRWAGVPFYIRTGKRLEKKSTQIVVQFKDIPMNLYYGNGNSMHPNLLVIHIQPDEGITLHLNARKLDGGTFAKPIKLDYQTNYNDIMNTPEAYEKLIHDCLLGDATNFAHWDEVALSWNFVDPISEKWAENKTLKPNYPAGSMGPKEADQLLEKDGYHWWNI, encoded by the coding sequence GTGAATACAGAAACTAACAATCCAAAAGCAGTCATTGTCATTTTTGGCGCAACAGGAGATCTTGCCAAACGCAAGCTCTACCCTTCTATACATAGACTTTATCATAGCGGAAAACTTGGCGATCAATTCGCCGTGGTCGGTGTTGGACGCCGTCCGTGGTCTCATGAGGATCTAAGAGCTGTGGTGAAAGAATCTGTTTCTTCTGATGATGCAGAAGCGAAAATAGAGGAATTCAGTTCACATTTTTATTATCACGACTTTGACGTATCAAGCCCTGCTTCCTATCAATCGCTTAACACACTTCTAGCAGGCCTTGAAGATACGTACAGTATCCCAAACAACCGGATGTTCTATTTAGCGATGGCACCGGAATTCTTCGGAACGATTGCAAAGTTCCTAAAAAGTGAAGGTGTATCAAAAACAACTGGCTGGTCAAGACTTGTCATCGAAAAACCATTTGGCCATGACTTGCCAAGTGCGAAAAAGTTAAATGAAGAAATTCGAGATGCATTCTCTGAAGATCAAATTTATCGTATTGACCACTATCTCGGTAAACAAATGGTTCAAAACATTGAGGTTATCCGTTTTGCAAATGCCATCTTTGAACCACTTTGGACAAACCGATATATCTCAAACATTCAAATTACATCTAGTGAATCATTAGGGGTTGAAGACCGGGCCCGCTATTACGAAAGTTCAGGTGCACTAAGAGACATGGTCCAAAACCATATGCTTCAAATGGTTGCACTTTTAGCAATGGAGCCGCCAATTAAGCTGAATACCGAGGAAATCCGCAGTGAAAAACGGAAAGCATTACGCGCTCTTCGTCCTTTCTCTAAAGATGAGGTCGATCAATTCTTTGTCCGCGGACAGTATGATGCTGGTACGGTTGATGGCGGCATGGTTCCTTCGTATCTTGAAGAGCAAAATGTTGACCCGAACTCAAACACGGAAACATTCGTTGCAGGGAAACTGCTCATTGATAACTTTAGATGGGCCGGCGTGCCATTTTACATTCGTACTGGAAAACGTTTAGAAAAGAAATCTACTCAAATTGTTGTTCAATTTAAAGACATTCCAATGAACCTGTACTATGGTAACGGAAATTCCATGCATCCAAACTTACTCGTCATTCACATTCAGCCAGATGAAGGCATTACCCTTCACCTGAACGCTCGCAAGCTTGATGGCGGTACATTTGCAAAGCCGATTAAGCTCGACTACCAAACAAACTATAACGACATCATGAACACACCAGAAGCCTATGAAAAGCTGATTCATGACTGCTTGCTAGGCGATGCTACGAACTTTGCTCACTGGGATGAAGTAGCGCTTTCTTGGAACTTTGTGGATCCGATTTCTGAGAAATGGGCAGAAAACAAAACATTAAAACCAAATTATCCTGCTGGTTCTATGGGACCGAAAGAAGCCGATCAGCTTCTGGAAAAAGATGGGTATCATTGGTGGAATATATAA
- a CDS encoding GntR family transcriptional regulator: MKKYELISEEIRKRIGTAYYPEDQPIPDENSLAAEFQCSRMTMKRALDLLVAEGLLFRKRGHGTFIVKAALNQGAINVSGHENKGFTKVMADKNVTTQIIHFDVHFPSKEVAAHLSIDSTTPIYDIIRLRLVDEEPYVLEKTFMPVNLIKGIDEEVLLGSIYGYISNDLNLKVAGAHKKIRAAKSDELDQQYLGCDPTDPVLEVEQVAYLNTGRPFEYSFSHHRYDKFDFSTVEITKTGR; this comes from the coding sequence ATGAAAAAGTACGAACTCATTTCAGAAGAAATCAGAAAACGAATAGGAACAGCATATTATCCAGAAGATCAACCCATTCCAGATGAAAACTCGCTTGCCGCTGAATTTCAATGCAGCCGAATGACGATGAAGCGTGCGCTCGATCTTCTCGTAGCAGAAGGTCTGCTCTTTAGAAAAAGAGGTCACGGTACATTTATTGTGAAGGCAGCGCTCAATCAAGGGGCTATTAATGTATCTGGTCATGAAAATAAAGGGTTCACAAAAGTCATGGCGGATAAAAACGTCACGACTCAAATCATTCACTTTGATGTCCATTTTCCAAGCAAAGAGGTGGCAGCCCACCTATCCATAGACTCCACCACACCCATTTATGACATCATCCGTCTCCGTCTTGTGGACGAGGAGCCATACGTATTAGAAAAAACGTTTATGCCCGTTAATCTCATTAAGGGAATAGATGAAGAGGTTCTATTGGGATCAATCTATGGCTACATATCAAATGATTTGAATTTAAAAGTGGCAGGAGCGCATAAGAAAATTAGAGCGGCTAAATCAGATGAGCTTGACCAGCAATATTTAGGCTGTGACCCAACGGATCCTGTGCTAGAGGTCGAACAGGTTGCTTATTTAAACACAGGCCGGCCGTTTGAGTACTCTTTTAGTCATCACCGCTATGATAAGTTCGACTTTTCAACGGTTGAAATTACGAAAACAGGACGTTAA
- a CDS encoding glycoside hydrolase family 1 protein, whose protein sequence is MSMENNKQSYTFPEGFWWGSSASATQTEGSVPGDGKGPNIWDHWFEQEPTRFFDGVGPNVTSQFYRKYKEDIRLMKEIGHNSFRLSISWSRLLPEGTGAVNEEAVSFYNDVINELIAHDIEPFVNLYHFDMPMALQEKGGWVNRQVVDDYVSYAELCFQLFGDRVKKWFTHNEPIVPVEGGYMYSFHYPNEVDFQKAVQVGYHELLSNAKAIAAYKSLQQDGKIGIILNLTPSYPRSQNPCDVEAAEMADAFFNRSFLDPAVKGHFPEKLVEVLKKEGFMPSMEEGDLELIRENTVDLLGINYYQPRRVKAKEHMPHPNAPFMPNHYFDAFDMPGRKMNVYRGWEIYEKGIYDILKKVQTDYDNIECFISENGMGVEGEERFKDEEGMIHDDYRIDFISEHLKWVHQAIQEGSNVKGYHLWTFMDNWSWSNAYKNRYGFVSVDLQEDGKRTIKKSGYWFQSVSENNGF, encoded by the coding sequence ATGTCGATGGAAAATAACAAGCAATCATATACATTTCCAGAAGGTTTCTGGTGGGGATCTTCTGCCTCTGCCACGCAAACAGAAGGCAGCGTCCCTGGTGATGGAAAAGGACCGAATATTTGGGATCATTGGTTTGAGCAAGAGCCGACTCGTTTTTTTGATGGCGTAGGACCGAACGTGACATCTCAATTTTACCGAAAATATAAAGAGGATATTCGTCTGATGAAAGAAATTGGGCACAATTCATTCCGGTTGTCTATTTCATGGTCACGTCTTTTGCCTGAAGGGACAGGTGCGGTCAATGAAGAAGCAGTATCTTTTTACAATGATGTGATCAATGAACTGATTGCACATGATATTGAGCCGTTTGTGAACCTGTACCATTTCGATATGCCAATGGCGCTGCAGGAAAAAGGCGGCTGGGTCAACAGACAGGTAGTAGATGATTATGTGAGCTATGCAGAATTGTGCTTTCAATTATTTGGCGACCGGGTGAAAAAATGGTTTACCCATAATGAACCGATCGTTCCTGTAGAGGGCGGATATATGTATAGCTTTCATTATCCAAACGAAGTCGATTTCCAAAAGGCTGTGCAGGTCGGTTATCATGAACTTCTATCAAATGCGAAGGCGATTGCGGCTTATAAAAGCCTGCAGCAAGACGGTAAGATTGGCATCATCCTCAATCTTACCCCATCTTATCCGAGAAGCCAGAATCCGTGCGATGTAGAAGCAGCTGAGATGGCGGATGCTTTCTTTAACCGTTCCTTCCTAGATCCTGCGGTGAAGGGGCATTTCCCAGAGAAACTAGTAGAGGTCTTAAAGAAAGAAGGCTTTATGCCGAGTATGGAAGAAGGAGACCTTGAACTCATTCGAGAGAATACCGTCGACCTCCTTGGAATCAACTATTATCAGCCAAGAAGAGTGAAAGCGAAAGAGCATATGCCGCATCCAAATGCACCATTTATGCCAAATCATTATTTTGATGCGTTTGACATGCCGGGAAGAAAAATGAATGTGTATCGCGGCTGGGAAATCTATGAAAAAGGCATTTATGATATATTGAAAAAAGTCCAAACAGACTATGATAATATTGAATGCTTTATTTCTGAAAATGGAATGGGTGTCGAAGGAGAAGAGCGGTTTAAGGATGAAGAAGGAATGATTCATGACGATTACCGCATTGACTTTATCTCTGAGCATCTGAAATGGGTGCATCAAGCCATTCAAGAAGGAAGTAATGTAAAAGGCTATCATCTGTGGACGTTTATGGATAACTGGTCATGGTCGAATGCCTATAAGAATCGCTATGGATTTGTCTCAGTTGATCTTCAAGAAGACGGAAAACGTACAATTAAGAAAAGCGGATACTGGTTTCAATCGGTATCAGAAAATAACGGTTTTTAA
- the celB gene encoding PTS cellobiose transporter subunit IIC: MFDKISAILVPIAGRLNNNRYLGVLRDAFMLAFPLTIFGSIMVVLMNLPFLDKIMSQTALEGVQSALNIAPSATISIMSVFVVFGIGYYLSKSYDVEAVFGGVIALASFLLLTPFLLEQEGGASIAGVIPVDRLGAKGMFLGMITGFLSAEIYRYFVQKKFVINMPQGVPPAVAKSFAALIPATLTLTAFLLINIIITQGFKTNMHDLIYHAIQAPLVGLGSGIIPTLIAVFFIQILWFFGLHGQIIINSVMDPIWNTLSIQNLESYTKTGEVPNIISKQFIEIYTVGMGGTGMTLAVVFTILIFLKSKQLKQVAKLGLGPGLFNVNEPIIFGLPIVMNPLILIPWILAPMVITCISYFAMASGIVPPPTGVNIPWTVPIFISGIMATNSLAGGLLQLFNLMIVFVIWFPFLKFIDRMNVKNEKITTTEKTKTTNIKGEGDSIHVDGK; this comes from the coding sequence ATGTTTGATAAAATAAGTGCTATTTTGGTTCCAATTGCTGGGAGACTGAACAACAACCGCTATTTAGGCGTATTACGGGATGCCTTTATGCTTGCGTTCCCGCTCACCATTTTTGGTTCCATTATGGTTGTGCTAATGAATTTGCCATTTTTAGATAAAATCATGAGTCAAACCGCACTGGAAGGCGTTCAGTCTGCACTGAATATCGCGCCAAGTGCGACCATCAGCATTATGAGTGTGTTTGTTGTATTTGGGATTGGCTACTATTTATCGAAAAGCTATGATGTGGAAGCTGTATTTGGCGGCGTGATTGCATTAGCCTCTTTCTTACTTCTGACGCCATTTTTACTAGAACAAGAAGGCGGTGCATCTATTGCAGGCGTAATACCAGTCGATCGTTTAGGAGCAAAGGGGATGTTCCTTGGAATGATCACAGGCTTTTTGTCTGCTGAAATTTATCGTTATTTTGTTCAAAAGAAATTTGTCATCAATATGCCGCAGGGGGTTCCGCCAGCTGTTGCTAAGTCTTTTGCTGCACTGATCCCGGCTACTTTGACACTCACAGCCTTTTTACTGATCAATATCATCATTACACAAGGCTTCAAAACAAACATGCATGACTTGATTTATCATGCGATTCAGGCACCGCTTGTCGGACTTGGAAGCGGTATCATTCCGACCTTGATCGCTGTTTTCTTTATACAAATTCTTTGGTTCTTTGGGCTTCACGGCCAAATTATTATCAACTCTGTCATGGACCCCATTTGGAATACGTTGTCCATTCAAAACCTAGAGAGCTATACAAAAACTGGTGAGGTTCCGAATATCATCAGCAAGCAGTTTATCGAAATTTATACGGTTGGCATGGGCGGAACCGGTATGACGCTGGCTGTTGTGTTTACGATTTTAATTTTCCTGAAAAGTAAGCAATTAAAACAAGTAGCAAAGCTCGGCTTAGGACCAGGATTATTTAACGTCAATGAACCGATTATCTTCGGTTTACCGATTGTCATGAACCCGCTTATTCTCATTCCATGGATTTTGGCGCCAATGGTTATTACATGTATTTCTTATTTTGCGATGGCATCAGGCATTGTACCACCGCCGACTGGCGTGAATATTCCCTGGACGGTGCCGATCTTTATTAGCGGAATAATGGCAACCAATTCACTGGCGGGCGGCCTGCTTCAGCTGTTTAACCTGATGATCGTGTTTGTCATTTGGTTCCCGTTCCTGAAATTTATTGACCGTATGAATGTGAAAAATGAAAAAATAACCACAACGGAAAAAACAAAAACAACCAACATCAAAGGTGAAGGAGACTCAATACATGTCGATGGAAAATAA
- a CDS encoding PTS lactose/cellobiose transporter subunit IIA translates to MEKKTLEGLTEEQVSFQLILHSGNARSKLLQSLKQFREGQEDEAFGLMKEAEEDLRHAHGIHFQLVQQEAGGEKTPFSLLLMHAEDHLMSTITIKELVGELLPIFQTLKQ, encoded by the coding sequence ATGGAAAAGAAAACACTCGAAGGGCTCACGGAGGAACAAGTCAGTTTTCAATTGATCTTACACAGCGGTAATGCACGCAGCAAATTGCTTCAATCTCTTAAACAATTTCGAGAAGGTCAAGAAGATGAGGCATTTGGTCTTATGAAAGAAGCAGAAGAAGATTTACGTCATGCACATGGCATCCATTTTCAACTCGTGCAGCAAGAGGCAGGCGGGGAGAAAACGCCTTTCTCCTTATTGCTCATGCATGCCGAAGACCACTTAATGTCGACTATTACGATCAAGGAGCTTGTGGGAGAGCTCCTGCCGATTTTCCAAACGCTTAAACAATAA
- a CDS encoding PTS sugar transporter subunit IIB: protein MKRILLACSSGMSTSLLVTKMKAHADSIGDEAEIWAVGQDQARKEMANADVVLIGPQMSFLKGDLQKEATKYGIAVEVIDMQAYGLADGQKAYEQAVTLMEES, encoded by the coding sequence ATGAAACGTATTTTATTAGCATGCAGTTCAGGAATGTCTACGAGTTTACTAGTTACAAAGATGAAGGCTCATGCCGACTCAATAGGGGACGAGGCAGAAATTTGGGCAGTTGGGCAAGATCAAGCGAGAAAAGAAATGGCGAATGCGGATGTTGTGTTAATTGGACCGCAAATGAGCTTTTTAAAAGGGGATCTTCAAAAAGAAGCAACAAAATACGGGATTGCAGTAGAGGTCATCGATATGCAGGCGTACGGGCTTGCCGATGGACAAAAAGCGTATGAACAAGCCGTTACATTGATGGAGGAATCGTAA
- a CDS encoding SDR family oxidoreductase encodes MYPDLEGKTVLITGAGTGIGQAMARRFGQEKANVVINYFSDQESPDETIADIQKNGGQAVKIKGDVSKEEDMQAMIDKAVDTFGSLDVMINNAGIENEVPSTEMTLDNWNKVMSTNLTGMFLGCRDALKYMTDHGIEGSIINMSSVHQQIPWPHFVHYAASKGGAKLLTETLALEYAPKKIRVNSIAPGAIDTPINAEKFDDPALKKGVIELIPIGYIGKPEEVAACAVWLASKEASYVTGLTLYVDGGMTKYPGFQAGKG; translated from the coding sequence ATGTATCCAGATTTAGAAGGGAAAACAGTCCTGATTACAGGAGCTGGTACAGGAATAGGTCAAGCGATGGCGCGCCGGTTTGGACAAGAAAAAGCCAATGTGGTGATCAATTATTTCTCAGATCAAGAAAGTCCAGATGAGACCATTGCGGATATTCAAAAAAATGGCGGACAGGCTGTGAAAATCAAGGGAGATGTCTCAAAGGAAGAGGATATGCAGGCGATGATTGATAAAGCCGTTGATACATTTGGCAGTCTTGATGTCATGATCAATAACGCAGGCATTGAAAATGAAGTGCCTTCTACCGAAATGACGCTAGATAATTGGAACAAAGTCATGTCGACCAATTTAACAGGTATGTTTCTCGGCTGCCGCGATGCACTGAAGTATATGACAGATCACGGAATAGAAGGATCAATCATCAATATGTCGTCTGTTCACCAGCAAATCCCTTGGCCTCATTTCGTGCATTATGCAGCAAGTAAAGGGGGCGCCAAGCTGCTGACAGAAACACTGGCACTTGAATATGCCCCTAAAAAAATTCGTGTAAACAGTATTGCACCAGGCGCCATCGATACCCCGATCAATGCGGAAAAATTCGATGATCCCGCATTGAAAAAAGGTGTGATTGAACTGATCCCCATTGGCTATATTGGAAAGCCGGAAGAAGTGGCAGCATGTGCTGTCTGGCTGGCGTCAAAAGAGGCAAGCTATGTCACAGGCTTGACACTCTATGTGGACGGCGGCATGACAAAATATCCTGGCTTCCAAGCAGGAAAAGGATAA
- a CDS encoding GRP family sugar transporter, which produces MGILYALLPAIFWGSIVLISVKLGGNAYQQTLGITLGAFIFSIAAFFIKMPELTPLIFAVSVISGIFWSIGQMNQLSSVAFLGVSKAVPLSTGMQLVSTTLFGVMVFKEWQTMTVILIGSCAILLIIAGVVLTSLGQKKNGGGNGGGNFKKGIMILLISTVGYVGYVVILRWFHIDGWSALVPQSVGMLLSSLAISLKQHPFSKYTFRNIIAGLVWSTGNLGLLLAIPLIGVAVSFSMSQTGIVISTLGGIYLLKEKASRTSFVIAGCLMIIAGGVLLGFTK; this is translated from the coding sequence GTGGGCATTTTATATGCACTTCTCCCAGCGATATTTTGGGGAAGTATTGTTCTTATCAGTGTCAAACTTGGCGGGAATGCATACCAGCAAACCCTCGGTATAACGCTTGGCGCATTTATCTTTTCAATTGCAGCCTTCTTTATCAAAATGCCAGAGCTGACACCGCTTATTTTTGCGGTTTCTGTCATTTCAGGCATCTTTTGGAGCATTGGACAAATGAATCAGCTTTCAAGTGTTGCGTTTCTCGGAGTCTCGAAGGCGGTTCCTTTGTCAACGGGCATGCAACTTGTGAGCACTACTTTATTTGGCGTTATGGTCTTCAAAGAATGGCAAACGATGACGGTCATACTCATTGGTTCTTGTGCCATTTTACTGATTATTGCAGGTGTTGTGCTGACATCGCTCGGTCAAAAAAAGAATGGCGGCGGGAACGGTGGAGGCAATTTCAAAAAAGGGATCATGATTCTGCTCATCTCAACCGTTGGCTATGTCGGATATGTTGTTATTTTGAGATGGTTTCATATTGATGGCTGGTCTGCCCTCGTTCCGCAATCGGTCGGCATGCTGCTTTCATCCTTGGCGATTAGTCTCAAGCAGCACCCGTTTAGTAAATATACGTTTAGAAATATCATTGCCGGCCTTGTTTGGTCGACAGGAAATCTCGGACTTCTTTTGGCTATTCCGCTCATTGGTGTCGCCGTAAGTTTTTCGATGTCGCAGACAGGGATCGTTATCTCGACATTAGGCGGCATTTACTTATTAAAAGAGAAAGCATCCAGAACAAGCTTTGTCATTGCAGGCTGCTTGATGATCATTGCAGGCGGCGTGCTGCTAGGTTTTACAAAATAG
- the gndA gene encoding NADP-dependent phosphogluconate dehydrogenase, protein MSKQQIGVVGLAVMGKNLALNIESRGFSVSVYNRSSSKTEEFLQESKGKNVVGTYSIEEFVQSLETPRKILLMVKAGAATDATIQSLLPHLEKGDILIDGGNTYYKDTQRRNQELAESGIHFIGTGVSGGEEGALKGPSIMPGGQKEAHELVKPILEAISAKVDGEPCTTYIGPDGAGHYVKMVHNGIEYGDMQLISESYFILKHVAGLSAEELHEVFSEWNKGELDSYLIEITADIFTKVDEETNQPLVDVILDKAGQKGTGKWTSQSSLDLGVPLPIITESVFARYISAMKDERVEASQLIEGPKPAQSAENKQELIEAVRKALFMSKICSYAQGFAQMKAASDEYNWDLKYGEIAMIFRGGCIIRAAFLQQIKEAYDRNPELKNLLLDPYFKDIAQSYQSSLRKVISLAVEQGVPVPSLSSALAYFDSYRTAVLPANLIQAQRDYFGAHTYERTDKEGIFHTEWMK, encoded by the coding sequence ATGTCAAAACAACAAATCGGTGTGGTTGGACTAGCCGTTATGGGGAAAAACCTTGCCCTTAATATTGAAAGCCGCGGGTTCTCCGTGTCCGTTTATAACAGATCTAGCAGCAAAACGGAAGAATTTCTTCAAGAATCAAAAGGGAAAAACGTTGTAGGCACATACAGCATCGAAGAATTTGTTCAGTCGCTTGAAACACCGCGTAAAATTCTTTTAATGGTAAAAGCTGGTGCAGCAACGGATGCAACCATTCAATCATTACTTCCTCACCTAGAAAAAGGTGACATCTTAATTGATGGTGGAAATACATATTACAAGGATACGCAAAGACGTAATCAAGAGCTTGCGGAAAGTGGTATCCACTTCATTGGTACAGGTGTTTCTGGCGGTGAAGAAGGTGCACTAAAAGGTCCATCGATCATGCCTGGCGGTCAAAAAGAAGCGCATGAGCTAGTGAAACCAATTTTAGAAGCGATCTCTGCGAAAGTAGATGGCGAGCCATGTACAACGTATATCGGCCCAGATGGAGCAGGACATTATGTCAAAATGGTCCATAACGGCATCGAGTACGGAGACATGCAATTGATTTCTGAATCATACTTTATCTTGAAGCATGTGGCTGGCTTGTCAGCAGAGGAGCTTCATGAAGTATTCTCAGAATGGAATAAAGGCGAGCTTGACAGCTATTTAATCGAAATTACAGCTGATATTTTCACAAAAGTGGATGAAGAAACAAACCAGCCGCTTGTGGATGTCATCTTAGATAAAGCTGGGCAAAAAGGAACTGGAAAATGGACGAGCCAAAGTTCTCTTGATCTAGGTGTTCCGCTTCCAATCATTACTGAGTCTGTTTTCGCCCGCTACATTTCAGCAATGAAAGATGAGCGTGTTGAAGCAAGCCAATTAATCGAAGGTCCTAAGCCAGCGCAATCAGCAGAGAATAAACAAGAGCTGATCGAAGCGGTTAGAAAAGCCCTATTCATGAGTAAAATTTGCTCATATGCACAAGGTTTTGCGCAAATGAAAGCAGCATCTGATGAGTATAACTGGGATTTAAAATACGGTGAAATTGCAATGATCTTCCGTGGTGGCTGTATCATTCGTGCAGCCTTCTTACAACAAATTAAAGAAGCATATGACCGTAACCCAGAACTGAAAAACCTATTGCTTGATCCTTACTTTAAGGATATTGCTCAAAGCTATCAATCATCTCTTCGTAAAGTCATTTCACTTGCAGTGGAGCAAGGAGTTCCTGTTCCTTCATTGTCAAGTGCACTTGCTTACTTCGATAGCTATCGCACAGCTGTCCTGCCAGCGAACTTAATTCAAGCGCAGCGTGACTATTTCGGTGCCCATACGTATGAGCGTACAGATAAAGAAGGCATCTTCCATACGGAATGGATGAAATAA